ttgaaatttgtttcaaagaggaaatattttgttgaaattttgcttcaaaagggaaatttttattgaaattcgtttcaaagaggaaatttttattgaaatttatctcaaagaggatttttttttgaaatttcgcttcaaaagggaaatttttattgaaatttgtttcaaagaggaaattttttgttgaaactttacttcaaaagggaaattttttttgaaattttgctcaAGGAGCAAattgtttgttaaaatttcgtttcaaaagggaaattttaattgaaaattggctcaaagaggaaatttttattgaaatttggctcaaagaggaaatttttattgaaatttgtctcaaagaggaattttttttgaaatttcggttcaaaaggaaatttttattaaaatttgtctcaaagaagacatttttgttgaaatttcgctttaaaagggaaatttttattgaaatttgtctcaaaaagaattttttttaaatttcgttaaaatttttattccaaaatcCCTCAAACCTCGTGACACAACTTCCTTTTAACCACTTTTTCCAACTCAAACAAGTGCCGATCATCAATTTCCGGATACAAAATCCTCATAGACTCCgccaaatccatcaaataatCCGAATTCCTTCCCGATTTCCCCTCACACTCACAAATCTGCTGTGCAATTGTCTCCAAATCGTCTTTCAAACCTGCAAACGACGGATTATCGTGCTTCGCCAAGTACAACAACACACTTTTCCGCGCAAGAATCTCCCCAGCGTCACTCAACAAATGAAAATCCGTGACAACTCTTTCGTACCCATTGATTTCACGGACATCCAAATGCTCGAGAACTGCCTTTTTGTCATCCGCACTGATCCGATATCCGATGCCATAAACGCGATTCTCGGAATTTTCAGTGTGAATCAAGGTAACTACTCTTCcaggctaaaaaaataaataaaatttaaaaaaaaattttttttttcaggaaattcaCAAACTTTTTCTGCCGTTCCTCGATGATCAATGCTATTTTGGTAGAATTTTCGTTCGAATCCGGTTATGAATCCTTTGTGCTTGCAACTGAACGGAAAATCTGCTTTCCAAACGAGACTTCCGTAGCCAAAAATCCACAAagagtcgtcgtcgttgccacAAATCACTTCGGGACACAATAATTTGAGGCTTTCCTGAACGTTGTAGACTTTTTTCGGGGATTTTTCGGTCAATTGTTGGATCGAGGGACTcattttaggttaaaaaaggttgaaaaattgatttttaatgaaaaatatttggatgACAAATGGTGTCAATCcacttttaatgaattatttattaaacaaaacatttttttacattagaaAAACTTTAGAAACCGGTGTTGGAACTGTGTACGGTACAGAAACAGATGATTTTAGATGTCCTTGAAACATttgacgaacgaaaaaaatgagtttgcGCTTTTTAGATGTGCGCAGTTTGAATGTTTTTGAcggttttgttgttttttcttataaaaatttgtctacgATATCAAACCttcttttttgtataaatcatAAAGACATTTTACATCCTCGAAACTAAATTCAGGCAGGTCAcggtttttatattttataaacattcgTTGATGTACATGACGCCATTCCGCCGAACTATGGCGACATCTTTGTGGGAAGGAATGTCCGAACGGATCATTAAGAGCGCATTTTGCACAAATATGTTTCAGGTCAAAATCATCTAGCGCCCTAATCATAACCTCAAAGCTTATTTCGGTTTCCATACCATCCATGAACGTTTTCTTCGCTTCTGGCGTcaacaaaaaagttcttttgatTTCTTGCGAACTGAGATCCCGAAAATTAATGGCATTAATTGAAGCTTGCAGCTTTTCCATAATATTGATGTCAGTTTTCTCATTGACCCGAATGTAACGTTCAAGTGCATAGACAAGATCTACTTCTGAAATCGATTTATTTCTTTCCAGACGAAAAATCGTGTTGACAAAATCAGGAGTCACAAACAAAAAGTCAGCAGATTTCAGTATATTGCCcatttcttttgtaaaaaccTGTAAATAtggtgcaaaataaaaattttgtattaatttttgtattaattcttcaaaactgtgtcaaagctatttttgtcaaatcttgctccaaatgcataaaaatttgtcagaggctctaatttatcatttttaatcattttataactcaaaactgccaaaaaattgaaactgaaaaaaaattttttctttgacacagttttgttttgaaaactaaatcaagagcaaaaaaactgtgtcaaaaactgtgtcaaagccatttttgtcaaatcttgctccaaatggataaaaatttgtcagaggactctagtttatcatttttaatcattttataactcaaaactgccaaaaaattgaaactgaaaaaaaattttttctttgacacagttttgttttgaaaaccaaatcaagagcaaaaaaactatgtcaaaaactgtgtcaaaaagcaatttttgtcaaatcttgctccaaatggataaaaatttgtcagaggactctaatttatcatttttaatcattttataactcaaaactgccaaaaaattgaaactgaaaaaaatttttttctttgacatagttttgttttgaaaacaaatca
The sequence above is drawn from the Culicoides brevitarsis isolate CSIRO-B50_1 chromosome 1, AGI_CSIRO_Cbre_v1, whole genome shotgun sequence genome and encodes:
- the LOC134830440 gene encoding BTB/POZ domain-containing protein 1-like isoform X1, which gives rise to MEINNKSTENLLIRKKFKSTLTNFLTSQLHCDVTFVFKDENGKFSKIGAHKVILAAASEVFETMFFGETVKSNAVKQENELEIKEISFDAFKALLEFIYDKEVEFHDSNALVEFYAAAHKYICSDAMIFAESKMMKEVDSHNVISFYQTAILYELPDLKKKCLDVFTKEMGNILKSADFLFVTPDFVNTIFRLERNKSISEVDLVYALERYIRVNEKTDINIMEKLQASINAINFRDLSSQEIKRTFLLTPEAKKTFMDGMETEISFEVMIRALDDFDLKHICAKCALNDPFGHSFPQRCRHSSAEWRHVHQRMFIKYKNRDLPEFSFEDVKCLYDLYKKEGLIS
- the LOC134830440 gene encoding putative glutathione-specific gamma-glutamylcyclotransferase 2 isoform X2, yielding MSPSIQQLTEKSPKKVYNVQESLKLLCPEVICGNDDDSLWIFGYGSLVWKADFPFSCKHKGFITGFERKFYQNSIDHRGTAEKPGRVVTLIHTENSENRVYGIGYRISADDKKAVLEHLDVREINGYERVVTDFHLLSDAGEILARKSVLLYLAKHDNPSFAGLKDDLETIAQQICECEGKSGRNSDYLMDLAESMRILYPEIDDRHLFELEKVVKRKLCHEV